One stretch of Roseovarius mucosus DNA includes these proteins:
- the bchL gene encoding ferredoxin:protochlorophyllide reductase (ATP-dependent) iron-sulfur ATP-binding protein, with the protein MSPRDDIPNLRGQDGEGSVQVHQDADMKIEGAKVFSVYGKGGIGKSTTSSNLSAAFAAMGKRVLQIGCDPKHDSTFTLTGQLQPTVIDILKSVDFHAEELRPEDFVTVGWGGVKCVEAGGPPAGTGCGGYVVGQTVKLLKQHHMLDDADVVIFDVLGDVVCGGFAAPLQHADRALIVTANDFDSIYAMNRIIAAVQAKSANYKVRLAGCVANRSKDTDEVDRYCDVVGFNRIAHMPDIDAIRRSRLKKKTLFEMELDEEVQMVRDIYTGLAQHLWNGTDPLAPAPMEDRDIFELLGFD; encoded by the coding sequence ATGAGCCCGCGCGACGACATTCCCAACTTGAGGGGACAGGACGGCGAGGGATCGGTGCAAGTGCATCAGGACGCCGATATGAAAATCGAAGGCGCCAAGGTCTTTTCGGTCTATGGCAAAGGCGGGATCGGCAAATCGACCACCTCGTCCAACCTTTCGGCGGCCTTTGCCGCCATGGGCAAACGGGTGTTGCAAATTGGCTGTGACCCCAAGCATGACAGCACCTTTACCCTGACAGGCCAGTTGCAGCCCACGGTGATCGACATTCTCAAAAGCGTGGATTTCCACGCCGAAGAATTGCGCCCCGAGGATTTCGTAACTGTGGGCTGGGGCGGCGTGAAATGCGTCGAGGCTGGCGGCCCGCCTGCGGGCACCGGCTGTGGTGGCTATGTGGTCGGCCAGACGGTCAAACTTCTGAAGCAGCATCACATGCTTGATGATGCCGATGTGGTGATCTTTGACGTGCTGGGGGATGTGGTCTGCGGTGGCTTTGCAGCCCCGCTGCAACATGCCGACCGGGCGCTGATCGTGACCGCCAATGATTTCGACAGCATCTATGCGATGAACCGGATCATCGCGGCCGTGCAGGCCAAATCCGCCAATTACAAGGTGCGGCTGGCGGGCTGCGTCGCCAACAGATCCAAGGACACCGACGAGGTGGATCGCTATTGCGACGTGGTGGGCTTTAACCGGATTGCCCATATGCCCGATATCGACGCCATCCGCCGCTCGCGCCTCAAGAAAAAGACACTGTTCGAGATGGAGCTGGATGAAGAGGTGCAGATGGTGCGCGATATCTACACCGGGCTCGCACAACATCTTTGGAACGGCACCGATCCGCTGGCCCCCGCGCCGATGGAAGACCGGGACATCTTTGAATTGCTAGGGTTCGATTGA
- the bchM gene encoding magnesium protoporphyrin IX methyltransferase, with protein MRDFSAPPALGTPQDDWAQTRDRVETYFDRTATQVWERLTSDAPVSKIRQTVRVGRDRMRAQMLARLPQDMRGLRVLDAGCGAGQMTAELAARGAEVMAVDISPALIDVARRRLPEALAPLVSFHAGDMLDPALGRFDHVMAMDSLIYYTESDLARALDALAARTTATVVFTVAPRTPLLMAMWRMGKLFPRADRSPSMVPHSAKRLQRALRYAGSTASLRPLTRVTSGFYISQAMEVHR; from the coding sequence ATGCGAGACTTCAGCGCACCTCCGGCCCTTGGGACCCCACAAGATGACTGGGCGCAGACGCGCGACCGGGTCGAAACCTATTTCGACCGTACCGCGACCCAGGTCTGGGAGCGGCTGACGAGTGATGCGCCGGTGTCAAAGATCCGCCAGACCGTCCGCGTGGGACGTGACCGGATGCGCGCGCAGATGCTGGCGCGCCTGCCACAAGACATGCGCGGGCTGCGCGTGCTCGATGCGGGCTGTGGTGCCGGACAAATGACAGCAGAGCTGGCCGCGCGCGGGGCCGAGGTGATGGCGGTGGATATTTCCCCCGCCCTCATCGACGTGGCGCGGCGGCGCTTGCCAGAGGCTCTCGCCCCGCTGGTCAGCTTTCACGCAGGCGATATGCTCGATCCTGCCCTTGGCCGGTTTGATCACGTCATGGCGATGGACAGCCTGATTTATTACACCGAATCCGACCTCGCGCGCGCGCTTGATGCGCTGGCCGCGCGCACCACCGCAACGGTGGTCTTTACCGTAGCGCCGCGCACGCCGCTTTTGATGGCGATGTGGCGCATGGGCAAACTTTTCCCGCGCGCCGACCGCTCGCCCAGCATGGTGCCCCATTCGGCCAAACGGCTACAACGCGCCCTGCGCTATGCCGGCAGCACCGCCAGCCTGCGTCCGCTGACCCGCGTGACCTCAGGCTTTTACATCTCTCAGGCGATGGAGGTTCACAGATGA
- a CDS encoding MFS transporter, which translates to MALTTRWLPFADAASEGLPLGQLLRLSLFQVSVGMATVLLLGTLNRVMIVELSVPALVVAAMIALPVLIAPFRALMGFRSDTHRSALGWKRIPYLWFGSLWQMGGLAVMPFALLVLSGQQEVGPTWAGEVLAALAFLMTGLGLHMTQTAGLALASDRATDETRPRVVALLYVMFLLGMAISAIVIGWLLRDFAPFTLVRVVQGAALAGILLNLVALWKQEKLNPMSREEREAPRPEFRAAWADLMAGGTAGRLLAVVFLGTMAFNMQDVLLEPYGGEVLGLSVSSTTMLTSVWAIGALLGFGLAGRALLRGANAYRMAGTGLLVGIVAFSTVIFAAPMQAPALFFAGAGLIGLGGGLFAVSTLTAAMALAAGGVAGHGLALGAWGAAQATAAGLSIAIGGGVRDVVNHLALSGQMGEALSTPATGYSVVYHGEIALLFITLAVLGPLVRFKQAGSTTHSGGGRIGLADFPT; encoded by the coding sequence ATGGCGTTGACCACGCGCTGGCTGCCCTTTGCCGATGCGGCAAGCGAGGGCCTGCCGCTTGGGCAACTGTTGCGCCTGTCGCTCTTTCAGGTGTCGGTGGGGATGGCGACGGTGCTTCTGTTGGGCACCCTCAACCGGGTGATGATCGTGGAACTCTCCGTGCCGGCCCTTGTGGTTGCGGCGATGATCGCCCTGCCGGTGCTGATCGCGCCGTTCCGGGCCCTGATGGGATTCCGGTCAGACACACACCGCTCCGCCTTGGGGTGGAAGCGTATCCCCTATCTCTGGTTCGGCTCGCTCTGGCAGATGGGCGGCCTTGCCGTCATGCCCTTCGCGCTTTTGGTTCTATCGGGCCAACAAGAGGTGGGGCCGACATGGGCAGGCGAGGTGCTGGCGGCGCTGGCGTTCCTGATGACCGGCCTTGGCCTGCATATGACCCAGACCGCCGGTCTGGCCTTGGCCAGCGACCGCGCAACCGATGAAACGCGGCCCCGCGTCGTGGCGCTGCTCTACGTCATGTTCCTGTTGGGCATGGCGATTTCGGCCATCGTGATCGGCTGGCTCTTGCGGGATTTCGCACCTTTCACACTGGTGCGCGTGGTGCAGGGGGCGGCCTTGGCAGGCATCCTGCTCAACCTTGTGGCACTCTGGAAACAGGAAAAACTCAATCCCATGAGCCGGGAAGAGCGCGAGGCCCCGCGCCCCGAATTCCGCGCCGCATGGGCGGATCTTATGGCGGGGGGCACAGCGGGGCGGCTGCTGGCGGTCGTATTCCTTGGCACCATGGCCTTTAACATGCAGGACGTGCTGCTCGAACCCTATGGCGGCGAAGTTCTGGGGCTGTCGGTCTCCTCCACCACGATGCTCACCTCGGTCTGGGCGATTGGCGCACTCTTGGGCTTTGGTCTTGCGGGCCGCGCACTGCTGCGGGGGGCAAATGCCTACCGGATGGCGGGTACGGGCCTTTTGGTCGGGATCGTCGCGTTTTCAACCGTGATCTTTGCGGCGCCGATGCAGGCGCCTGCCCTGTTTTTCGCCGGGGCTGGCCTGATTGGTCTTGGCGGCGGGCTTTTCGCAGTCTCGACCCTTACGGCAGCCATGGCGCTGGCCGCAGGCGGCGTTGCCGGGCATGGCCTGGCGCTTGGGGCTTGGGGGGCCGCACAGGCCACTGCGGCGGGTCTCTCGATTGCCATCGGCGGCGGCGTGCGCGACGTGGTCAATCATCTCGCCCTTTCCGGTCAGATGGGCGAGGCGCTCAGCACGCCCGCCACTGGCTATTCCGTCGTCTATCACGGGGAAATTGCCCTTTTGTTCATTACCCTTGCCGTCCTTGGCCCGCTGGTGCGGTTCAAACAGGCCGGCAGCACAACTCACTCCGGGGGCGGCCGCATCGGGCTGGCCGATTTCCCCACATGA
- the puhA gene encoding photosynthetic reaction center subunit H, which translates to MTEPFFGNFDLASLSLWLFYGFFALLIFYIQRENMREGYPLEDDDGKLSANQGLFPLPSDKTFKLPHGRGELTVPSGQNPERTDLALEKTAAGNGFPFAPTGNPMVDGVGPASWAPRRDVPELDGHGHPKIVPMAATEHFVVAAGRDPRGLPVMAGDGEIVGKISDMWIDEPEQLVRYLEIELAAPHGEGKRLVPITFARIKSDRVNVRSIFGPHFAGVPQHASPRQVTLLEEDKISGYYGGGTLYASTARQEPLLG; encoded by the coding sequence ATGACCGAGCCGTTCTTTGGAAATTTTGATCTCGCAAGCCTCTCACTCTGGCTGTTTTACGGATTCTTTGCCCTGCTGATTTTCTACATTCAGCGCGAAAACATGCGCGAGGGCTATCCGCTTGAGGATGACGATGGCAAGCTGTCGGCCAATCAGGGCCTGTTTCCGCTGCCAAGCGACAAGACCTTCAAGCTGCCGCATGGCCGGGGTGAATTGACTGTACCCTCGGGCCAAAACCCCGAGCGTACCGATCTGGCGCTGGAAAAGACCGCGGCTGGCAATGGCTTCCCCTTTGCGCCCACCGGCAATCCGATGGTTGATGGGGTTGGTCCCGCCTCTTGGGCACCGCGCCGCGATGTGCCGGAACTGGACGGCCACGGCCATCCCAAAATCGTGCCGATGGCCGCAACCGAGCATTTCGTGGTGGCCGCAGGGCGTGATCCGCGTGGCCTGCCGGTGATGGCCGGTGATGGCGAAATCGTCGGCAAGATCAGCGACATGTGGATCGACGAGCCCGAGCAACTGGTCCGTTACCTGGAAATCGAGCTGGCCGCACCGCATGGCGAAGGCAAGCGTCTGGTGCCGATCACCTTTGCCCGGATTAAGTCGGACCGCGTCAACGTCCGCTCGATCTTTGGCCCGCATTTCGCAGGCGTTCCGCAACATGCCTCACCGCGACAGGTCACCCTGCTCGAGGAAGACAAGATCAGCGGCTATTACGGCGGCGGCACACTCTATGCCAGCACCGCGCGGCAAGAGCCACTGCTGGGATAA
- the puhB gene encoding photosynthetic complex putative assembly protein PuhB — MSHDDFAVEPVRGLPETPPEGERILWQGAPDWWRLSVEALSLPWVAGYFVVLAVWRFITMMDQMPLVTAIAAALPLVIMGIVVCLMLMLVGYIQARATVYTITNRRVAMRIGAALTVTLNLPYTQVGRADLKLTKGGTGTIVLDLMGDTRLSYLVCWPHVRPWVMRRTQPALRCIPEAAKVAHLLAEAAETRVATPKIARSAPQHALAAE, encoded by the coding sequence ATGAGCCACGACGATTTTGCCGTTGAACCCGTAAGGGGCCTGCCCGAAACCCCGCCCGAGGGCGAGCGTATCCTCTGGCAGGGAGCGCCCGATTGGTGGCGGTTGAGCGTCGAGGCGCTCAGCCTGCCATGGGTGGCAGGCTATTTCGTCGTGCTCGCGGTCTGGCGGTTCATCACCATGATGGACCAGATGCCACTTGTCACAGCCATTGCGGCCGCCCTGCCGCTGGTGATCATGGGGATCGTGGTCTGCCTTATGCTGATGCTGGTCGGCTATATTCAGGCCCGCGCCACGGTCTACACGATCACCAACCGCCGCGTGGCCATGCGCATCGGCGCGGCGCTCACGGTCACGCTCAACCTGCCCTATACGCAGGTCGGGCGCGCCGATCTCAAACTGACCAAGGGCGGAACCGGCACCATCGTGCTCGACCTCATGGGCGACACGCGCCTCAGCTACCTTGTGTGCTGGCCGCATGTGCGCCCTTGGGTCATGCGCCGCACCCAACCTGCGCTGCGCTGCATCCCAGAGGCGGCCAAGGTCGCGCATCTTCTGGCCGAGGCGGCAGAGACCCGCGTTGCCACACCCAAAATCGCCCGCAGCGCCCCGCAGCACGCCCTCGCGGCAGAATGA
- the puhC gene encoding photosynthetic complex assembly protein PuhC has product MTDTSAPRYKAPADRELVPRVMIRAMLGLVLAVLALVTYARLTDAPLVATPPDSEIVLERHVFLSGDMSGAAKVLDANGALIATLSPEEGGFIAGVSRVLDRERAKHGVPLTGPVTIIARKDGRLSVYDPSTGWGADLMGFGQTNSMAFTKLLTR; this is encoded by the coding sequence ATGACCGATACAAGCGCCCCCCGTTACAAGGCCCCAGCAGATCGCGAACTTGTGCCGCGCGTGATGATTCGCGCGATGCTGGGTCTGGTGCTGGCGGTGCTGGCGCTGGTCACTTATGCGCGCCTCACCGATGCTCCGCTGGTCGCCACCCCGCCGGACAGCGAAATCGTGCTGGAGCGCCATGTGTTCCTCAGCGGCGATATGAGCGGTGCCGCCAAGGTTCTCGATGCCAATGGCGCACTGATCGCAACGCTCTCGCCCGAAGAGGGCGGCTTTATCGCCGGCGTATCGCGCGTTCTCGACCGCGAGCGCGCCAAGCATGGCGTGCCCCTCACCGGCCCTGTCACCATCATCGCCCGCAAGGATGGCCGCCTCTCGGTCTACGACCCCTCGACCGGATGGGGTGCCGATCTGATGGGCTTTGGCCAGACCAATTCGATGGCTTTCACCAAACTTTTGACCCGCTAG